A genomic segment from Flavobacterium inviolabile encodes:
- a CDS encoding toxin-antitoxin system YwqK family antitoxin produces the protein MRTTFLAIFTLLSTIAFSQETNKNDDKGQRHGLWKGIYDDTKYPRYEGTFDHGKEVGVFKYFDNTKATVVIATRDFSANDGSNYTVFFDQKGNKVSEGKIVGREYEGEWKYYHKGGKEIMTLEYYSNGKLNGTRKAFYPNKAVAEEIQYVNGVKQGMYKKYSDKGVVIEETTYVNNLFDGPSVYRNSKNEIITKGQFKKGQKSGIWKFYENNKLVKEVNAAKINDVTFKIKTDTDGKKKPTELKSKTN, from the coding sequence ATGAGAACAACATTCTTAGCGATATTCACCTTATTGAGCACCATTGCTTTTTCACAGGAAACGAATAAGAACGACGATAAAGGTCAGCGTCACGGATTGTGGAAAGGAATTTACGACGATACCAAATACCCGCGATATGAAGGAACCTTCGATCACGGAAAGGAAGTGGGCGTGTTTAAATATTTTGACAATACCAAAGCCACGGTTGTTATTGCAACCCGTGATTTTTCGGCAAATGACGGTTCCAATTATACGGTGTTTTTTGACCAGAAAGGCAATAAAGTCAGTGAAGGAAAAATAGTGGGCAGAGAATATGAAGGAGAATGGAAATACTACCATAAAGGCGGAAAAGAAATCATGACGCTGGAATACTATTCCAATGGAAAACTAAACGGAACCCGAAAAGCATTTTACCCGAACAAAGCCGTAGCCGAAGAAATTCAGTATGTAAACGGCGTTAAGCAGGGAATGTATAAAAAATATTCCGATAAAGGAGTGGTAATTGAAGAAACAACCTATGTGAACAATCTGTTTGACGGACCTTCTGTTTACCGCAACTCCAAAAATGAAATAATTACCAAAGGACAATTTAAAAAAGGGCAGAAATCCGGAATCTGGAAGTTTTACGAAAACAACAAACTGGTTAAAGAAGTAAACGCTGCCAAAATAAACGATGTGACCTTTAAGATCAAGACCGATACGGACGGGAAAAAGAAACCGACCGAGTTAAAAAGCAAAACCAATTAA